One part of the Panthera leo isolate Ple1 chromosome D4, P.leo_Ple1_pat1.1, whole genome shotgun sequence genome encodes these proteins:
- the NFIL3 gene encoding nuclear factor interleukin-3-regulated protein: MQLRKMQTVKKEQASLDAGSGADKMTVLGPALADVSEELTAGEELLLGEGSVGKSKSSACRRKREFIPDDKKDAMYWEKRRKNNEAAKRSREKRRLNDLVLENKLIALGEENATLKAELLSLKLKFGLISSAAYAQEIQKLSHSTAVYFQDYQAAKSSAGPFADEHEPAMVTSGCISVIKHSPQASLSDVSEVSSLEHSQDGAARGGCGSPDGKFQAIKQEPVELESYAREPGDERGAYRASVYRNLMGTAFPGYSHSPPLLQAARSSSNSPRTSETEDGAVGKSSDGEDEQQVPKGPIHSPVELQRVHATVVKVPEVNSSALPHKLRIKAKAMQIKVEAFDHEFEATQKPSSPVDGTPKRHFELEKHSAPSMVHSSLPPFSVQVTNIQDWSLKSEHWHQKEPNGKTQNSFKTGVVEMKDGGYQVSDPENLFLKQGMIANLSAEVVSLKRLIATHQISASDSG; this comes from the coding sequence ATGCAGCTGAGGAAGATGCAGACCGTGAAGAAGGAGCAGGCGTCCCTGGACGCCGGGAGCGGCGCGGACAAGATGACGGTGCTCGGCCCCGCCCTGGCCGACGTGTCCGAGGAGCTGACGGCCGGCGAGGAGCTGCTGCTGGGCGAGGGCAGCGTGGGGAAGAGCAAGTCCTCGGCGTGCCGGCGGAAGCGGGAGTTCATCCCCGACGACAAGAAGGACGCCATGTACTGGGAAAAGCGGCGGAAAAACAACGAAGCGGCCAAGCGCTCCCGGGAGAAGCGGCGGCTCAACGACCTGGTCCTGGAGAACAAGCTGATCGCGCTGGGCGAGGAGAACGCCACCCTGAAGGCCGAGCTGCTCTCCCTCAAGCTGAAGTTTGGCCTGATCAGCTCTGCGGCGTATGCCCAGGAGATCCAGAAACTCAGTCATTCCACGGCTGTGTACTTTCAAGACTACCAGGCGGCCAAGTCCAGCGCGGGCCCCTTCGCGGACGAGCACGAGCCCGCGATGGTGACGAGCGGCTGCATCTCGGTCATCAAGCACTCCCCGCAGGCCTCCCTGTCCGACGTCTCCGAGGTGTCCTCGCTGGAACACTCGCAGGACGGGGCCGCGCGCGGTGGCTGCGGGAGCCCCGACGGCAAGTTCCAGGCCATCAAGCAAGAGCCGGTGGAGCTGGAGAGCTACGCCAGGGAGCCTGGCGACGAGCGGGGCGCCTACCGGGCCTCCGTGTACCGGAACCTCATGGGGACCGCCTTCCCCGGCTACTCCCACTCCCCGCCTCTGCTGCAGGCCGCCCGGTCCTCCAGCAACTCCCCCAGGACGTCGGAGACCGAGGACGGCGCGGTGGGGAAGTCCTCGGATGGAGAAGACGAGCAGCAGGTCCCCAAAGGCCCCATCCACTCTCCCGTGGAGCTTCAGCGCGTGCATGCCACCGTGGTGAAAGTTCCGGAAGTGAACTCCTCGGCCTTGCCGCACAAGCTTCGCATCAAAGCCAAAGCCATGCAGATCAAAGTCGAAGCCTTCGATCACGAGTTTGAGGCCACGCAAAAGCCGTCCTCGCCCGTGGACGGGACGCCCAAGAGGCATTTCGAACTGGAGAAGCATAGCGCCCCGAGTATGGTacattcttccctcccccctttctcggTGCAGGTGACGAACATCCAGGATTGGTCTCTCAAATCGGAACACTGGCATCAAAAAGAACCGAACGGCAAAACTCAGAACAGCTTCAAAACGGGAGTTGTAGAAATGAAGGACGGTGGCTACCAAGTCTCTGACCCGGAGAATTTGTTTCTGAAGCAGGGGATGATAGCAAACTTGTCTGCAGAGGTGGTGTCACTGAAGAGACTCATAGCCACACACCAGATCTCCGCCTCGGACTCGGGGTAA